The following proteins are co-located in the Dyadobacter chenwenxiniae genome:
- a CDS encoding helix-turn-helix domain-containing protein: protein MGKNRKHSVAFRLKVVKAYLAGDGINELSRRFKIAKSSVQKWIGHYKQGGGSSLLPQYGHNYTKEFKQQVVHAYQNQGLSLNECCFKFKIPSMSTLHVWIRQYEQFGIDGFITARGRPRSMKNKPKIIKTYGPLTRLEELENENLRLRAENDLLKKLDALIREKEAAQKKKR, encoded by the coding sequence ATGGGCAAAAACAGAAAACACAGTGTAGCTTTCAGGCTAAAGGTCGTTAAAGCCTATCTAGCCGGTGATGGTATCAATGAATTATCCAGACGCTTTAAGATTGCTAAATCCAGTGTGCAAAAATGGATTGGACATTATAAGCAAGGCGGGGGTTCAAGCCTTTTGCCGCAATACGGGCACAATTACACAAAAGAATTTAAGCAACAAGTCGTGCATGCTTATCAGAACCAGGGCTTATCTTTGAATGAGTGCTGCTTCAAATTTAAAATACCCAGCATGAGTACTTTACATGTCTGGATCAGGCAGTATGAGCAGTTTGGTATAGATGGTTTTATCACGGCCCGTGGCAGGCCCAGGTCTATGAAAAACAAACCCAAGATCATTAAAACATACGGTCCATTGACCCGATTGGAGGAGCTCGAAAACGAGAACCTGCGCCTGAGGGCAGAGAATGACTTGCTAAAAAAGCTGGATGCCTTAATCCGCGAGAAGGAAGCTGCGCAAAAGAAAAAGCGTTGA
- the miaA gene encoding tRNA (adenosine(37)-N6)-dimethylallyltransferase MiaA, producing the protein MSESPKKYLIIIAGPTAVGKTAMSIQIARALNTEIISADSRQFFRELNIGTAKPTLEELAQVNHHFINSHSISENYSAGDFERDVLKLLEKLFETHDYVVMTGGSGFYVKAVSEGLDDLPAPLPGLRESLTEKLHANGLNILQEELREKDPAFAATPEVNNPQRVVRALEVFYTTGAPISQYHLKNTQKRPFEQILIALDRDRTELYNRIDLRMDMMLANGLVEEAKDLLPYRAHHALQTVGYKEVYGFLDNQYDEAEMIRLLKQNSRRYAKRQLTWFRHQGKFEWFQANEYEKILTYIQARIQDNEQ; encoded by the coding sequence ATGTCAGAAAGTCCAAAGAAATATTTGATCATCATTGCAGGACCAACCGCCGTTGGGAAAACAGCAATGTCCATTCAGATAGCCAGAGCGCTGAACACGGAAATCATATCCGCCGACTCGCGACAATTTTTTAGGGAATTGAACATTGGCACAGCTAAGCCAACACTTGAAGAGCTTGCGCAGGTAAATCATCACTTTATCAACTCACATTCCATTTCCGAAAATTACAGTGCTGGTGACTTCGAACGCGACGTTTTAAAACTGTTGGAAAAGTTGTTCGAGACACATGATTACGTCGTCATGACGGGAGGTTCCGGATTCTACGTAAAAGCAGTTTCCGAGGGTTTAGACGACCTTCCTGCGCCTTTGCCTGGCCTCAGGGAATCATTAACTGAAAAGCTTCATGCAAACGGGCTGAACATCCTGCAAGAAGAACTCCGTGAAAAAGACCCGGCATTTGCTGCCACACCCGAAGTCAACAATCCGCAACGCGTAGTAAGAGCTTTGGAAGTTTTCTATACAACCGGTGCTCCAATTTCCCAATATCATCTGAAAAACACGCAAAAGCGGCCTTTTGAACAGATATTAATAGCCCTTGACAGGGATCGCACCGAGCTGTATAACCGGATTGATCTTCGCATGGATATGATGCTGGCAAACGGCCTGGTGGAAGAAGCGAAAGACTTGCTGCCTTACAGAGCGCATCATGCGCTTCAAACCGTGGGATATAAAGAAGTTTATGGCTTTCTGGATAACCAGTATGACGAAGCAGAAATGATCAGACTGCTGAAACAGAATTCACGGCGCTACGCCAAGCGGCAACTAACCTGGTTTCGTCATCAGGGTAAATTTGAATGGTTTCAGGCCAATGAGTATGAAAAAATCCTGACCTACATTCAGGCCAGGATTCAGGATAATGAGCAATGA
- the porL gene encoding type IX secretion system motor protein PorL/GldL, protein MAKNSGPNFFWDKLVPTIYSAGAAVVILGALAKIQHWDFGGPLLIAGLGTEVLIFLLYALQTLTQSSDRDPDWTRVYPELADDYNGPAITRGSTSSSGVTAKLDNMLDNAKLGPEVFDSLGKGFRNLSETVGKISDLTDATVATNDYARNVKSASTAINDMNKSYGVAISAMSSMADATKDAQSYREQFQQITKNMGALNAVYELELQDTTKHLKAMNAFYGNLTAAMENMADATKESQVFKNEMSKLTTNISSLNGIYGNMLTAMRGSNV, encoded by the coding sequence ATGGCTAAGAATAGCGGACCTAATTTTTTTTGGGATAAACTGGTACCAACAATATATAGCGCAGGTGCTGCCGTTGTTATTTTGGGAGCGTTAGCGAAAATTCAACACTGGGACTTTGGTGGCCCTTTACTAATTGCAGGATTGGGTACTGAGGTACTTATATTTTTACTCTACGCACTTCAGACACTAACACAATCTTCTGATCGCGATCCGGACTGGACCCGCGTTTACCCTGAGCTTGCAGACGATTACAATGGTCCTGCTATTACTCGTGGATCTACATCTTCAAGTGGTGTTACAGCTAAATTGGACAACATGCTTGACAATGCGAAACTTGGACCTGAGGTTTTCGACAGCCTTGGAAAAGGTTTCAGAAACCTGTCTGAAACAGTTGGCAAAATCAGCGATCTGACGGATGCAACTGTTGCTACTAATGATTACGCAAGAAATGTGAAAAGTGCGTCAACGGCGATCAATGATATGAATAAATCTTATGGTGTTGCGATCAGCGCTATGAGTTCTATGGCTGACGCTACAAAGGATGCGCAATCTTACCGTGAACAATTCCAGCAGATTACCAAAAACATGGGCGCACTTAATGCGGTTTATGAGCTGGAACTTCAAGATACGACGAAGCACTTGAAGGCCATGAATGCATTTTATGGCAACCTTACAGCTGCAATGGAAAACATGGCTGACGCAACAAAAGAATCACAAGTATTTAAAAACGAAATGTCTAAACTGACGACTAATATTTCGTCTCTGAATGGCATTTATGGTAATATGCTGACTGCCATGCGTGGTAGCAACGTGTAA
- a CDS encoding T9SS type A sorting domain-containing protein — MRIYYRNSKSSFDNRKRIILTLLLTLFQCQLLYAQLKLVPIDGSRADEGAETQSTLRTEATLNLPFFDDFSTAKTASPDTKNWLPGSGVYINNTLSNSQPSLNIATFDGLNATGTPYNLVNPLTQNFTDTLTSQPINLAGRKAADSLYISFQWMAKGLGELPDSSDYLQLEFLSKSSGWVTAWQQVGYKLDTIYKKQFVKIADAAYFHDAFQFRFRAYGRNSGYYDTWHLDYVYLDAKRSVRQPYVFDVAVRKAVSPFLRRYTAMPLRQYRANPQAAVSDSVKTDVVNNFNNFNILTSTFTIRDAVKGTELFRNQQRSIYVEALKSKSLAVKTSPLNVSSNLDSLKLTTKFLITTTDTIPGVNLKTNDSITSRVDLTDYYAYDDGSAEYGVQVNQKLGRVAVQYTLAKPDTIGGIRLAMVQFNKDVSGQGFTIQIFDSKNGKPDKLIAQRSVGARYPAQRNGFIDYAFSTPVAVPDTFYVGWLQLNEQPVTVGFDRNSMLGKNVVFYNLGTEWAKETALKGSIMIRPYLGKKATGIVTGNETAPSNEFHFFPNPNKGIINWANASLKRIEIFSIQGHLVQTIIPNNGQRSATVELDEGIYIVKSSDGKRSFAQKMLFVQ, encoded by the coding sequence ATGAGAATATATTACCGGAACAGTAAAAGTTCTTTTGATAATAGAAAACGTATAATCCTGACATTGCTGCTTACGCTTTTTCAGTGTCAGTTGTTATATGCCCAACTAAAACTGGTCCCGATAGACGGGTCTCGTGCTGATGAAGGGGCCGAAACGCAAAGCACATTGCGTACGGAAGCAACATTAAACCTCCCGTTTTTTGACGATTTTTCAACTGCCAAAACCGCAAGCCCGGATACTAAAAACTGGTTGCCGGGAAGCGGTGTTTACATTAATAATACACTTTCTAATTCGCAGCCTTCACTCAACATTGCGACTTTTGATGGTCTAAACGCGACGGGGACACCTTACAATTTGGTCAATCCGCTTACTCAGAATTTTACTGATACATTAACATCCCAGCCAATCAATCTTGCAGGCAGAAAAGCTGCCGACTCTTTGTATATCAGCTTTCAGTGGATGGCAAAAGGCCTGGGAGAGCTGCCCGATTCGAGTGATTATCTGCAACTCGAATTTCTAAGTAAAAGCAGTGGTTGGGTAACGGCCTGGCAACAGGTTGGCTATAAGCTGGACACCATCTATAAAAAGCAGTTTGTCAAGATTGCGGACGCAGCTTACTTCCATGATGCATTCCAATTCAGGTTTCGAGCGTATGGACGCAACTCAGGCTATTACGACACGTGGCATTTGGACTACGTTTACCTGGACGCCAAGCGCTCGGTGCGACAACCTTACGTTTTCGACGTTGCGGTGAGGAAAGCGGTTTCACCTTTTCTCAGGAGATACACAGCGATGCCGCTCAGGCAATATCGTGCTAATCCACAGGCCGCCGTTTCTGATTCTGTAAAAACAGATGTTGTAAACAATTTTAATAATTTCAACATTTTAACGAGCACATTCACTATCAGGGACGCCGTTAAGGGAACTGAATTATTCAGAAACCAGCAGAGGTCCATTTATGTTGAGGCGCTGAAATCCAAGTCGCTGGCGGTAAAAACTTCGCCGCTTAACGTAAGCAGCAACCTGGATAGCCTAAAACTGACCACTAAATTCCTTATTACCACAACAGACACCATCCCCGGGGTTAATCTTAAGACCAACGACTCGATCACTTCTCGGGTAGATCTGACAGATTACTATGCCTATGACGATGGAAGTGCGGAATATGGTGTGCAGGTGAACCAAAAGCTCGGTCGCGTTGCTGTTCAATATACGCTGGCCAAACCTGATACAATAGGTGGCATCAGACTTGCTATGGTTCAGTTTAATAAAGATGTGTCAGGCCAGGGATTTACCATTCAAATCTTTGATAGCAAAAATGGTAAGCCGGACAAACTCATTGCGCAAAGATCTGTCGGCGCAAGATATCCTGCTCAGCGAAACGGGTTTATAGATTATGCATTCAGCACGCCGGTTGCAGTTCCCGATACTTTTTATGTGGGCTGGCTTCAACTCAATGAGCAGCCGGTTACAGTGGGATTTGACAGGAATTCGATGTTAGGAAAGAATGTTGTTTTCTATAACCTAGGCACCGAATGGGCCAAGGAAACTGCGTTGAAAGGAAGTATAATGATCCGGCCGTATCTGGGCAAGAAAGCTACGGGTATTGTGACCGGGAATGAGACAGCTCCATCGAATGAGTTTCATTTTTTCCCGAACCCAAATAAAGGAATTATAAATTGGGCTAATGCGTCTTTAAAACGAATAGAGATTTTTTCTATACAAGGACATTTAGTTCAAACCATTATTCCAAACAATGGCCAGCGTTCAGCCACGGTTGAGCTTGACGAAGGCATTTATATTGTAAAATCGTCGGACGGGAAACGATCGTTTGCCCAAAAAATGTTATTTGTCCAATAA
- the porM gene encoding type IX secretion system motor protein PorM/GldM: MHKEKKGKAYGLKETLNAYTARLNALSPNKFQMLAMDGREDPGVKTNKEQRNKDFAELNFESTPVAAALAVLSQKPTDIRRMEGEVLNYLASKVGAADVKFDRVLAMVSADAKTVVAGTKFKGQMFIAASASGITPRMSLNGSPVKVENGVGMIEFTAQGGGYNAEGNVRKELQARITIPTPSGRDTTYTMNQEYFVVKPSYQIETGTLPPLYLGCANKLSIQSPALGALWAPSFSTDGGEIIQSGQKGKFTIVPSKAQLNITVSNGGNVLGSEPFRVNRVPKPSIEVRVNGAPFDERKGAPAAGARSIQVIAVPDESFKNFSPEDARFRVSQVEISLARGNRRINGVTLNGGGGSISSLAQQAQPGDRYVISILKVERQNFKGAISEVEMGNQTRQVTLY; this comes from the coding sequence TTGCACAAGGAAAAAAAAGGGAAGGCCTATGGTTTGAAAGAGACGCTTAATGCGTACACTGCAAGATTAAATGCTTTATCTCCTAATAAATTCCAAATGCTTGCAATGGACGGCAGAGAAGATCCGGGCGTTAAAACAAACAAAGAACAAAGAAACAAAGATTTTGCTGAGTTAAATTTCGAATCAACACCCGTTGCAGCTGCATTGGCAGTTTTAAGTCAGAAGCCAACAGACATTCGCCGTATGGAAGGCGAAGTTTTGAACTATCTGGCAAGTAAAGTGGGTGCAGCTGACGTTAAATTTGACCGCGTGCTTGCGATGGTTAGTGCGGATGCTAAAACCGTCGTGGCTGGTACAAAATTCAAAGGACAAATGTTTATTGCCGCTTCGGCATCGGGGATAACTCCTCGCATGAGCTTGAACGGCTCGCCTGTTAAAGTTGAGAACGGTGTTGGTATGATTGAATTCACTGCGCAGGGAGGTGGTTATAATGCAGAAGGGAATGTACGCAAAGAATTGCAGGCACGCATCACGATTCCTACGCCATCGGGAAGAGATACCACTTACACGATGAACCAGGAATATTTTGTAGTGAAGCCTTCTTACCAAATTGAGACAGGAACATTACCTCCGTTGTATTTGGGTTGCGCGAATAAACTGAGTATCCAAAGCCCTGCATTAGGAGCACTTTGGGCACCGAGTTTTTCAACCGACGGTGGAGAAATTATTCAAAGCGGACAGAAAGGAAAGTTTACGATCGTTCCAAGCAAAGCACAGCTGAATATTACAGTTAGCAATGGTGGAAACGTTTTGGGTTCTGAGCCATTCCGTGTAAACCGGGTCCCTAAGCCTTCAATTGAAGTAAGGGTGAATGGTGCGCCATTTGATGAAAGAAAAGGAGCTCCTGCTGCCGGCGCACGAAGTATACAAGTCATCGCTGTTCCTGATGAGAGCTTTAAGAACTTTTCTCCGGAAGATGCGAGATTTAGAGTTTCCCAGGTTGAGATATCATTGGCTCGCGGAAACCGCCGTATTAATGGCGTCACGCTGAACGGCGGCGGAGGTTCAATCTCTTCATTGGCGCAACAAGCACAACCAGGTGACCGCTACGTAATCTCTATTTTGAAAGTTGAACGTCAGAATTTTAAAGGAGCAATTAGCGAAGTTGAAATGGGTAACCAAACTCGTCAGGTAACGCTATACTAA
- a CDS encoding IS3 family transposase, with the protein MTIHGLRQKYPLELLLDLFEIPRSNFYYHIKNSAADSKYKDARRQIRQVYDRHKGRFGYRRITMTIRKMGSNINHKTVLKLMKAMDLKSLVRAKKYRSYKGQTGKVAPNILNRDFKSIKPSQKWATDVSEFRVKDKKLFLSPIIDLFNGEIISYSLSESANFKQVTQMLKTAFKKINKPESLVLHSDQGWQYQMSEYQKMLKSKGITQSMSRKGNCLDNAIIENFFGTIKSELFYLNKYQSIDELKKDIKDYIHYYNKDRIRLNLNGMSPAQYRAHHTNR; encoded by the coding sequence TTGACAATCCATGGGTTAAGGCAGAAATACCCGCTTGAATTGCTTTTGGACCTCTTTGAAATACCCAGAAGTAATTTCTACTACCATATTAAAAATAGCGCTGCCGACAGCAAGTATAAAGACGCGCGAAGGCAGATCAGGCAAGTTTATGATCGGCATAAGGGAAGGTTCGGCTACCGTCGCATTACAATGACTATCCGTAAGATGGGCAGCAACATCAACCATAAAACGGTCTTAAAGCTGATGAAGGCCATGGACCTTAAATCGCTGGTCCGCGCCAAAAAGTACCGCTCTTACAAAGGTCAGACAGGCAAGGTAGCGCCCAACATCCTCAACAGGGATTTTAAATCTATAAAGCCATCACAGAAATGGGCAACGGATGTCTCTGAGTTCAGGGTGAAAGACAAAAAACTTTTTCTATCTCCTATTATTGATCTCTTTAATGGAGAAATCATCAGTTATAGCCTATCTGAATCGGCTAATTTCAAACAAGTCACACAAATGCTCAAAACCGCATTTAAAAAGATAAATAAGCCAGAAAGCCTGGTGCTACATTCGGATCAGGGATGGCAATACCAAATGAGTGAATATCAAAAAATGCTCAAATCAAAAGGCATTACCCAAAGTATGTCCAGAAAAGGCAATTGCCTGGACAACGCTATTATTGAAAACTTTTTTGGAACAATTAAATCGGAATTGTTCTACCTGAACAAATATCAAAGCATTGATGAGCTCAAAAAAGACATCAAAGATTACATTCACTATTACAACAAAGATAGGATCAGGCTTAATTTAAATGGAATGAGCCCGGCTCAATACCGGGCTCATCACACTAATCGTTAA
- a CDS encoding rhodanese-like domain-containing protein, whose amino-acid sequence MDITVEELKERLEKGEDINFYDVREEHEYEEDNLGAKLIPLGELPDHLDELEPLKDEEIIIHCRSGARSGKAARFLESQGFNNVRNVLGGILAYRELE is encoded by the coding sequence ATGGATATTACCGTGGAAGAACTGAAGGAGCGTCTTGAAAAAGGAGAGGATATCAATTTTTACGACGTTCGGGAAGAACACGAATACGAGGAAGATAATCTGGGCGCGAAACTAATCCCGCTTGGAGAGCTGCCGGATCATCTGGATGAACTCGAACCTTTGAAGGACGAGGAAATTATCATTCACTGCCGGTCAGGCGCCAGAAGTGGGAAAGCTGCCCGTTTTTTGGAATCGCAGGGCTTTAATAATGTTAGAAATGTGCTGGGCGGAATTCTTGCCTATCGTGAGTTGGAATAG
- a CDS encoding PASTA domain-containing protein translates to MAKISTQSKTDLFIHIGIIVSLLLVLFLGFFFVYLPFTTNHGEAVTIPDLKKKNVAELEEFLESRDLRYEVDCTFVANVPPLTIISQYPLPGAKVKEGRKIYVTVSSRTAPLIKMPKLTDMTHRSAQMLLKSVGLEEGNISYVPDMAQNAVLKQMYNGKEILPGQAIAKGSKIDLELGEGLGTAQFEAPSVLGLPLDEAKIALIGAGLKVGQQMEIPAEEGQAAGTVVRQNPDAGNNVRIGDVIDLWITPQAVESTGNENILPEQ, encoded by the coding sequence TTCATACATATCGGAATTATAGTTTCATTGCTTTTGGTTCTTTTCCTGGGTTTCTTTTTTGTTTATCTGCCTTTTACAACCAATCACGGTGAGGCAGTCACAATTCCGGACTTAAAGAAAAAGAATGTTGCAGAACTTGAAGAATTCCTCGAAAGCCGTGATTTGCGTTATGAAGTGGATTGTACTTTCGTGGCTAATGTGCCCCCGCTGACCATTATTTCTCAGTATCCTTTGCCGGGTGCCAAGGTAAAAGAAGGACGCAAGATATATGTTACGGTTTCGTCGCGCACGGCGCCTTTGATCAAAATGCCTAAGCTTACGGATATGACGCACCGGAGCGCGCAAATGCTGCTCAAAAGTGTAGGGCTTGAAGAAGGAAATATTTCCTATGTGCCGGATATGGCGCAAAATGCAGTTTTGAAACAAATGTATAATGGGAAGGAAATTTTGCCTGGACAAGCGATTGCGAAGGGATCTAAAATAGATCTTGAATTGGGCGAAGGGCTCGGAACTGCGCAGTTTGAAGCACCGTCGGTTTTGGGCTTGCCATTGGATGAGGCTAAAATCGCATTGATTGGAGCTGGGCTCAAAGTAGGTCAGCAAATGGAAATACCGGCAGAGGAAGGACAAGCAGCAGGAACTGTGGTAAGACAAAACCCGGACGCTGGAAATAATGTTAGAATAGGAGATGTAATCGATCTCTGGATCACACCACAAGCAGTTGAATCAACTGGGAATGAGAATATATTACCGGAACAGTAA
- the porK gene encoding type IX secretion system lipoprotein PorK/GldK codes for MNVKVFYRDGVKSLLLVAALMLMQSCGFIKSKFGKGGQEESGIQNGEITATARKGYKQTTPAGMVVIPSGSFVMGQADEDIASSMNNMNRRVTISSFFMDDTEITNNEYRQFVNALLVDSVSVLGEEEIMSKYYPDTTAWKKDFAYSNGDPFVEYYYQHPGFDTYPVVGVSWQGAQYFSKWRTNLLHDFQNKEGQFNSTGFRLPTEAEWEWAARGGRAVAKYPWGNPYTMNAKGCFLANFKPQRGNYDADGYPYTGPANAYNPNDFGLYNMAGNVAEWTSDAYTDNATAIVWDMNPRYDNPDEPRKVVKGGSWKDIAYYLQTGTRTFEYETERRAFIGFRCVMDNVNDRGGARARRR; via the coding sequence ATGAATGTGAAAGTGTTCTATCGGGATGGAGTCAAAAGCCTGCTTTTGGTGGCCGCTCTTATGCTGATGCAAAGTTGCGGATTTATTAAAAGTAAGTTTGGCAAGGGAGGACAAGAAGAAAGCGGGATTCAAAACGGGGAAATTACAGCGACAGCCCGTAAAGGTTATAAGCAGACAACTCCGGCTGGTATGGTGGTGATCCCATCAGGCTCCTTTGTAATGGGACAAGCCGATGAAGATATAGCTTCCTCAATGAACAACATGAACCGTCGTGTGACGATCAGCTCATTCTTTATGGATGACACTGAGATCACAAACAACGAATATCGCCAGTTTGTAAATGCCTTGCTGGTTGACTCGGTTTCGGTTTTGGGAGAAGAAGAAATCATGTCCAAATACTATCCTGATACAACAGCTTGGAAAAAAGACTTTGCATATTCTAATGGTGACCCATTTGTCGAATATTACTATCAGCACCCAGGATTTGATACTTACCCAGTTGTAGGTGTTAGCTGGCAAGGTGCCCAGTATTTCTCGAAATGGCGCACTAACCTGCTACATGATTTCCAAAACAAAGAAGGACAATTTAACTCAACCGGCTTCCGTTTGCCAACAGAAGCAGAATGGGAATGGGCAGCAAGAGGCGGACGTGCAGTAGCAAAATATCCTTGGGGTAATCCTTACACCATGAATGCGAAAGGATGCTTCCTGGCAAACTTTAAGCCACAACGCGGAAATTATGATGCGGATGGCTATCCTTACACAGGCCCAGCCAATGCCTACAATCCGAACGACTTTGGCCTTTATAATATGGCAGGAAACGTTGCAGAGTGGACTTCGGACGCATACACAGATAATGCAACAGCGATTGTTTGGGATATGAACCCAAGATATGACAATCCGGACGAACCCCGCAAAGTGGTTAAAGGTGGTTCATGGAAAGACATCGCTTACTACTTACAGACTGGCACGAGAACTTTCGAATACGAAACAGAACGTCGTGCATTCATTGGCTTCCGCTGCGTGATGGACAATGTTAATGACCGCGGTGGTGCGCGTGCACGCCGTCGCTAA
- a CDS encoding PorP/SprF family type IX secretion system membrane protein, translating to MTLTFIIRSIKYNRLLAILLLTTSGAMAQKDAQFSLFSLNQLYLNPAAAGADGLTKFQLTHRTQYAGYQGTNVTDEGGALSTQLFSFSMPIKNFGIGFYALNDRSGPRTDQEFKVSAAYRIPAFGGNFQVGASAGLFRQSIDYSKLRYQDPDDPLIPTGNISEINPDFSIGARFENETFYAGLSFNHLLEPKYQLGSGTATNPLPQTLYFNAGVNIELGYMLDIQPIVLLKSDISTFSAEGGATVTYNKRYWIGGTYRQQDTYFILMGGIYLLPDQSLRLSGAYDLVLGGNDSKAPSSFEVMLSYALPSPKFGKKAIIRTPRFRF from the coding sequence ATGACTTTGACGTTTATTATTCGAAGTATTAAATATAACCGGCTGCTTGCCATATTACTCCTGACCACCAGTGGTGCGATGGCTCAGAAAGACGCACAATTCAGCTTATTTTCTCTTAATCAGCTTTATCTTAATCCGGCAGCTGCGGGTGCAGACGGACTTACCAAGTTTCAGCTGACGCACAGAACACAATACGCAGGTTATCAGGGCACTAATGTCACAGACGAAGGGGGTGCACTATCCACCCAGCTGTTTTCATTCAGTATGCCCATTAAAAACTTCGGGATTGGATTTTACGCGCTGAACGATCGCAGCGGTCCTCGCACAGACCAGGAATTCAAAGTTTCAGCAGCTTACCGTATTCCAGCATTTGGCGGCAATTTCCAGGTGGGTGCAAGTGCAGGCTTATTCAGACAGTCCATCGACTATAGCAAGTTGAGATACCAGGATCCCGATGATCCATTGATCCCGACAGGAAATATATCCGAAATTAACCCCGACTTTTCTATCGGCGCGCGATTTGAAAATGAGACATTCTATGCCGGGCTTTCCTTTAACCACCTTTTAGAACCCAAATATCAGCTAGGATCTGGAACTGCGACGAATCCTTTACCCCAAACGTTGTATTTTAATGCGGGTGTAAATATTGAATTAGGTTACATGCTTGATATTCAGCCAATTGTTCTTTTAAAATCTGATATCAGCACTTTCTCTGCCGAAGGAGGCGCAACAGTTACTTACAACAAGCGCTACTGGATTGGTGGAACATACAGACAGCAAGACACTTATTTTATATTGATGGGCGGGATTTATTTACTTCCCGATCAATCGCTGAGGCTTTCCGGAGCGTATGATCTTGTATTGGGGGGAAATGATTCAAAAGCACCTTCTTCCTTTGAAGTAATGTTGTCATACGCGTTACCATCTCCAAAGTTTGGCAAAAAGGCGATCATACGTACACCGCGTTTCAGGTTCTAG
- the porN gene encoding type IX secretion system ring protein PorN/GldN codes for MYVMRRMNGKTIAWSLLSLSLATGAAFAQEKEDSTANQFSSRPIADGDILMKRTLWRRVDLKEKQNVSMFSKNNEITRYLLEAAKAGLIDAYTNDSCATKIDADELHKRILIPNQTAGLSAEELAAGFGEPAKADDGWGAKAKADPTKQAATADDGWGNTKKDTKPEAAAEDDGWGPPKKKSTKKGAKTEVAKEEPPVVEQPKVDTTFQTEVAATEEEYFPEQLSILEVKEDWTFDKKRSRLYNDIQTLTIILPSEQTATGLELPVASFRYKDVERLFRSDPKKYIWYNTHNTAQNKNLADAFDLRLFYGRITKYSNANDRAFLDIYNGEKEALIKSLNYEQELMELEHGLWEY; via the coding sequence ATGTATGTTATGAGAAGAATGAACGGAAAAACGATTGCATGGTCATTACTTTCTTTGTCTTTGGCAACAGGCGCAGCCTTCGCCCAGGAAAAGGAGGATTCCACAGCTAACCAGTTTTCGTCACGCCCCATCGCTGATGGTGACATTTTGATGAAGAGAACGCTATGGAGAAGGGTCGATCTGAAAGAGAAACAAAATGTTTCTATGTTCTCAAAAAACAATGAGATCACACGTTATCTGCTGGAAGCTGCAAAAGCGGGTTTGATTGATGCTTATACAAATGACTCATGCGCTACTAAAATTGATGCTGATGAACTGCATAAGCGTATATTAATCCCTAATCAAACCGCCGGATTATCCGCAGAGGAACTTGCCGCAGGTTTTGGCGAACCTGCGAAAGCCGATGATGGATGGGGTGCCAAGGCAAAGGCTGATCCTACTAAACAGGCAGCAACAGCTGACGATGGTTGGGGCAATACAAAAAAAGACACAAAACCTGAGGCAGCTGCCGAAGATGATGGATGGGGCCCACCAAAGAAGAAGTCTACCAAGAAAGGCGCAAAAACTGAGGTAGCTAAAGAAGAGCCACCGGTAGTTGAGCAACCAAAAGTTGATACAACATTCCAGACCGAAGTTGCCGCTACTGAGGAAGAATATTTCCCTGAGCAGTTGAGCATTCTTGAAGTAAAAGAAGATTGGACATTTGATAAGAAAAGATCTCGTTTGTATAACGACATCCAAACTTTGACGATCATCCTTCCGTCAGAACAAACTGCTACTGGTCTTGAATTGCCTGTTGCTTCTTTCCGTTACAAAGACGTGGAAAGACTATTCAGAAGCGATCCTAAGAAATATATTTGGTACAATACGCATAACACCGCTCAGAATAAAAACCTTGCAGATGCGTTTGATTTGCGCTTGTTCTACGGTCGTATCACAAAGTATTCGAATGCAAACGACAGAGCATTTTTAGATATCTATAACGGCGAAAAAGAAGCACTTATCAAGTCTTTGAACTACGAGCAGGAGTTAATGGAACTGGAACACGGACTTTGGGAATATTAA